DNA from Roseimicrobium sp. ORNL1:
TTCCGCAGCATGGTGAATGCGCTGGTGCCTGCCTTTGGACCTTCCCTCACGCAGAGTTCGGGAGATTGGAACACCGTGCCCGCGATTCCCCCGGATCAGAAGGCGGCGTTCGATTTCCAGGTTCCCACTCAGGGGCGCAATGTGGTGCTGCATCGCCTGGGTGAGCCGGCGGCCATCGATGTCTCCTTCCGGTCTCGTGGCTTCTCTTATTTCCTGGAAGGGGTGATGTTCTTTGTGGTGCTCGCGCTTGGCGTGGCGCGGTGGAAGGCGCCGCTGCGTGAGAAGTTCCGCTACCTGCTCATCTTTGGATTGGGCGGCATCCTGCTCACCGGAATCCTGAGCCCTGCCAATGGACAGGTGGCCAAGGGGTCCGTCTTTGCCGCAGGCATCATGGCAGTGGCCTGGACGGTCTGTGGATTTTTCCGTGGGGTGAAGAACTGGATGCAACGACCGAAGCATCGTCCGCCGCCCCTCGGTGGTGGTGGTGGCAGCGGTGGTCCACCGAATCCGGGTGGAGGTAGTCCCAAGCCGGAAAGTCCGGAACTCGTGACTGCGAAGGTGCCGGTGCATCCTCCGGTTTCTGAACCTGCAATCACCGCCCGGACGACCAGCCCTCCCGGCGGTGGCAATGAGGTGAAATGAAGTGATCTGAACCCCACCAGGCCAGCCATGGGACGATACTTCACCTTCACCGAAGGCACCCTCGCGTGTGCGGCTCTCGCATGCAGCGTGCTCCTTGCCGTGCCCTTGCGCGCCGAGGACGCACCTGCACCCGCGCCAACACTTGAACCCACACGACACGAATTATGGGTGCCCACCAAGGATCTCAAGGAGGTCCTGGAGAAGCATCCGAATGCCGTCGTGCTCGACCGCGAGCAGTACATGGCGCTCATCCGTGATGCCGGAAGGGTGGGAGCGCTCAAGGAGCAGGCAGCGCCGGTCGATGCGGTGATCGAAGATGTGAAGGTCACGGCCCGAGTGTCTGAGGACGTGTCCACGGCGACGCTGACGTATGAGTTTCACGTCCACAATCTGAAGGATGGGTGGAGCGAGGTGAGTCTGCCTTTCGCCCTGGGGAGCATCCGCAGTACCCTGTCTCCGCAACCTCCGGCATGGGCAGGCCCACCGGAGGTCATGCTCACCGACCTGGCTGCGGAAAAGCCGATCATGGTGAACTCTGATGAGAAAGCCTGGAAGACCACGGTGCTCTCCCAAGGGAAGGGCAGGCATGTGCTGCGAGTAGTCTTTGTCGCCCAAGTGTCCCAGGGACCTGTGAAGGGTAGCGCCTTGGGGATTACAGGACCCAAACCGAGGGCTGTCGCCATGACGGCAGGTCCCAAAGGACCGCAGTATACCGGTTCTTCGGCAGCGACGCCCGTCCGGCTGGAGTTGCCTCCTGGGTGGAAGCCTGCATCCACGGATGTTGCCACGCGTGTTGCAGACGGAGCTTGGGACGTGATGGCAAATGCTTATTCGTGGAGCACTGGCATCCAGGCACACTTGCGCACCTTTTTCATGTTCAGGCTGGATTTGGAGCCTGCCGAAAACCTTGCGAAGGGTGCGGAGGCGATCACGCAGTCCCAGGTTTCGATCCTTTATGGCATCTCAACGGATCGAGTATCGGCAGCCGCAGAATTGGCGTGGTCAGGGGCGCAGCCGCGTGGTTCTGAAAAGCTTCGTGTCTCCTTGCCAAAGGAGGCCCGCGTGTTGCATGCCACCACCTATGGCTCCGCTTTGGATGTCATGAAGTGGGAGCCGGTCGAGGGCGGCGTAGAGTTTCAATCTCCTGCCGTGGCCAGAAATGCAGGGAAGGTGCTGGTGGAGTTCGAGGTACCATGGGCAGGCGCATCTGATGCTGTGCACCTGCTGGAACTGCCAGCGGCACGGATTGACGGAGCGGTGATCACCAGGTGGGATACCGCCATCATGGCAGAATCAGACGTCGGCGTGCGTCTCAACAAGCTGCTCCCTTTCGCCAGACCGGTGAAAGAAACGGACAAGTACCCGCTGCGGACACTGGCGAAGGTGGCGATCAAGGGCGTGGGAGTTGGTGCCCTGATTCAATCTGCACCGGCGGAAGATCTCTTCCGTCATCCGCGATTTGTTGGCGGATTCAGTTTCGATGCCCTGCCCGACAAACCACTGGTCGAAGTGCAGATGGTGCCGGACCGCTTCAGCGTGGATGCCGATGCTCTTGTGGAGGTGGCTTCGCATGAAGTCAGTGTGGTGCGCACCTTGGTGTTTCACGGCGAAGCAGGCAGTACCTCTCGCGCGGTGGTCACACTCCCGGAGTCAGAAGTGTTTCTGGAAATACCAGTGACCTCTGGAGAGCACGTGCTGTGGAAGCAGGTAAGCCGTGATATCGAAGTCACGTGGCCGCAGGGGCTTGGCAAGGGGGAGCAGACTTCGCTCACCATACGTACGCGGCGCGACATTCCTCCCAATGCAGCGGATGGCACGGCCAGTGAGAAGGTGGCCATTGCGAGTCTTCCGGTCTCGGGCGCGAGTCGTGTGTCGGGCTATGCTGCGCTGAAGTTTGACGAATCATGGAAGGTCAACGTCACGGACACTACGGGACTTGAGATGCGTGATGCCAGGGCCACGCCCGTGCGCGGGCGTATGGCGTGGTTTGGGCTGAAGGAGTGGAAGCTTGGCTTCGATTTGAGCCGTCGCTCGCCGGTGCATGATGCCACCATCACCGCATATGCGTTGCCACGTGCGAAGCAGGTGGAAATCGAAGGGCAGATTGCCCTGAGCGTATCAGGCGCGCCGTTGCGCAAGTTTGAGGTGAAGCTGCCAGTCTCGATTGCGCCGTTGCTGCGTGTGACGTCCCCTCTGGTGGGTGAGCAGTCGCTGGATGCGGCCACCGGCGTCTGGACCTTGACCTTGGGACGAGAGCTCATTGGTGCGGCCAATGTGCGCTTCCGCATGAGCCTTCCTGCGGATAAGGCTCCTGAAGGTTCCGCAGAAGGCACGCTCACCACGGCGCTGCCAGACATCACTGTTCCAGGTGCGCGCCGCACGGCGGGCCGCTGGGTGGTGGAGGCGAACACGGACACGGAACTAGCCTTCGCGACGCGTGGTGTGCAGCCCCTTGACTCGCGTCGTCCCCCGTCGGTGCAGGGCTACAGCCCGCAGCATCGCGTTATTGCCGCGTATAGTCACGGGGGAGGGGAGCATGAGATCCGCCTCACGGCCACGAGGCATGATCCGGCGTCGCTTGCAGGCATGGTGCTCATTCACCTGCGCATGACCAGTGTGCTCGGCCAGGATGGTTCCGCCCGGCATGAGGCCGTCTTCACCCTGCGGCACAATGGCCGGCAGTTTGCCACCATTCGCCTGCCAGAAGGAGTGGGCCTGCTCAGCACCATGGTGGACGGCAAGGTGGTGAAGCCGGTGAAAGCCGGCACGAACGAGGTGCGTCTGCCGCTGAGCTCCCGCATCGGTGACTCGGCCCCGATTGAGGTGAAAGTGATTTATGATACACCCTCCGGCGAATGGGGCGGCAGCGGGAGGGTGGCTCTCACTCCGCCAACTCTTGGAGATGAAGTGCCGGTGATGGAAACGCAGTGGAAGGTCTACACTCCGGGTGGCTTCACCCTGGCGCATGCTGGCAGCGGGTTGGTGGAAGATGAGAGGGGTGGCTCGATTTCGCCGCGCGCTCCTGGATTCTGGGAGAATCTGTTTGGCAGGACCGTGGTGGGGAAGGTCATGGGGACCCCTGCGGAAGCTCCGGTGGACTTCCTGTCTGGAGGAGGCAGCTTTGACGACCTTGCAAAAAATGAGGAGCACGCGCGGATGGTCGCGGAGCGGCTCAATAAGATCATCCTGCCTTCAGTGCAGTTTGCCGGAGCATCGTTGACACAGGCCATCGATTTCCTTCGCATCGAGAGCAAGCGCTACGACCACGCCGAGCCGGATCCGGCGAAGCGAGGCGTGAACCTTGTGGTGAAACCTGAGGCTGCATCATCCACGGCAACCATTTCCCTGGACCTCAAGGATGTTTCGCTTCTCGATGCACTGCGATACGTCACGGAACTGAGTGGGGCCAAGTACAGGATCGAGTCCTTCGGCATTACCATCGTTCCCATAAGTGATGTCCGTTCAGAGATGTACTCACGGAAGTTCAAACTGACGCTCGCGCAGATGCTCGCCTATAAGGAGAAATCGATGGGCATGCATGCGCCGAGTGCGCCGCGGGATCCCTTCGCGCCTGCGGGAGGGGATGAGAGGAAGCCTTCCACAGGGGAGTTTTCGCTCGAGGCTGCCCTCAAGGCGGAAGGCATTCCGTTTCCAGAGGGGGCCGTGGCTGTGTACGACCGTGATGCGCAGATGCTGCTGGTCAGGAATACACAACCCAGCCTGGATCTGGTGGATAGCTTGCTTGATTCATTGAGGCCTGACGAGGTCATGGTCGACAACGATGACCCGAATGCGGGTACGGAGAACTACGGACAGGTCGAGAGCCCGGGAGACTACTACATTAAAAAGATGTCGCGGATCATCTTTCCGTTCGTGGAATTCAACGGCATTTCCGTGGAGGAGGCGATTGAGTATCTTCGTATCAAGAGCAAGGACTATGACCAGGTGGAATCCGATCGCGCCAAGAGGGGCGTGAATCTCATCGTCAAGCCTGGCGCTGCACCATCCACAGCGACCATCAGCCTGGATCTCAAGGACGTTCCGATGTCGGAAGCGCTGCGCTACGTCACTGAGCTCGGCGGAATGAAATACAAGGTGGAGCCCTATGCGGTGGTGGTGGTGCCCATCTCGGATGTAGGCACAGAGATGTACACCCGCACCTTCAAGGTGCCGCCAGATTTCCTCACCCATCAAGAGGTGAGTCCTCCCGCTGGAGGGCCAGACGCCGGACTCGCCGCCAGACCCGCCGCGAATAGTATGCTCACGTCAAACGGCATCCCCTTTCCCGAAGGAGGCTCGGCTACATTTATTCCCGCGACCAGTCAGCTCATTGTGCGCAATACCCAGTCCAGTCTCGATCTTGTGGAGAGTTATGTGAATGCATTGATGAAGGACTACATTGAGAACCGTCGCAATGCGTCGCTCAATCGCGCGAAGTCGGGTCTTGTGCCCCTGGAACTGGAGTTGCCCACGAGTGGCCAGGTGCTTGTCCTTCACGGACATCAGCGACCGAAGGAGTTTGCCCTGCATTACCTTTCGTGGGAGCGGCAGGCAACGCGCACCAGTTTGCTGGTGCTGTTGGGCGCGACGTTGTTCTGGGTTTTGCGAAACGTGCGCATCTGGTTCTACACTTTTGTCGTGGTGTTAGTCCTGGTGTGTGGACCGATCCTGATTTTGCCCTCGTGGACCGCAGAGTTCTCCGCCTTGTTGGCTGGTTGGATGATGGCCCTTGGAGTCTGGCTCCTTTGGAAAATCGCGGAGTGGTGGAGAGAGCGTACAAGGCCGTTGGAAAACTCGAACGAAAAGGAGGTGGTGGCGTGAGAACGTTCGTTGAGATGATGCAAAAGATGCGTGTGGCAGCAATGACGATCAGCGCATGGTGCGTGGCTGGAATCGGGCATGCACAGCAACAGACACCACCGCCACCGCCGGATGGCGCAGCGCATACGGTGATCATCCCGTTCGATGCCACGAAGCCGATCAGGGAGCAGTCGGCGAACAGGTTCTATCTCGACTATGATGTATTCCAGGAACTCTGGGCGAAGGCCAAGGAGAGGCGGCAGCCAGATCAGGCGGAGAAGGACACTGACACTGGTGTGGCAGTGAATCTCGCCATGCATGATGTGGCCGTGGAAGATGCCGCTTTCACGGTAAAGAGCCGGTTCCAGATTGGCTCCCGTGGCGAGTGGCAGCGGGTGGAGCTTCCGTTGTCCGCGGCAGGAAACGCAGTAGTTGGCTGGACGTTGGACGGTCGCCCTGCGCCTCTCAAGGATGGCGGCATTCTTCTTGAGGAGCCGGGAGCGCATCAACTGGAAGCGATGGTGAGCGTGGGCCTGTCTCGTGGCTGGCAGGATGCCGCGTTGAAAATTCCTCCAGCGGTCGCAAGCGTGTTGCGAGTCTCCGTACCGCTTACGGACGGATTGCCGGATATCACGCCCCGGAAGCAGACCTCACTGGTGTCCGAAGAAGTGCGCGAGGGCAGACGTGTCTTCACCTTAGTGCTCAATACCAGCCAGGGCGATGAACTGACGCTGAAACGGCAGGCCATGCGCCGCTCCGTGGAGCAGGCAGTCGCGGCGGCTTGCGACGTCAGGACTGATGTCACCGCACGCCAGAAGTCGGACCAGGTGCAGGCACGGTTCAATTTCACCTTCTCTGGCGCGGAGAGATCCGCGTTCGTCGTTACGATGGATGAAGATGTGCGGCCGGTGAGTTGGAACGTCACCGGTATGCGGGAGGCGATCCTACGCCGTGAAGGCGGGCAGATGGTGGCGGAGATACGGCTGCTCAAGCCGGTCCGGGATGCGTTCGCTTTCTCCATGTCGGCGTTGCGTGCGCGGGATACCGTGGATGGTGAGCGCAAGACACCACACGTGGGAGCGCAGGCGGCGCGTGTGGAGCGCGTGGTGCAGATCCTTGCCTCGCCGGCGTTGAAAGTGACAGTGGCATCCACGGGAGCGCAGCGTGTTCCCGCAGTCTTTCCCGTGGAGGGCGCTGATTCGATCCTCAGCTCCTGGAAACTGCGCGGTGATGATACACTGTCCTACACCGTGGCAGTCGCGGAGGACATCGTGAGTGCCACGGTGGAGGCACTGGCTCAGGTGGGCGTGAGCAAGCTGGAGATCATGATTGCCGCCACACTTCATGCAGGGCGGTTGCCGTTGAGCGAGGCGTACTTGAGGCTGCCACCAGGATATGAGGTGCAGAGTGTGCAGGGCTCAGGCCTGCGAGACTGGCAGCGGGATGCGGGTGGTGTATTCGTGCAGTTTGACGGTGGAGTCGTCAAAGAAGCCCGCTTCGTGTTGAATGCAGCCACCACGCGTGCCCCGGGTGAAACGGCCGCCAGCCTCCCGGTGGTGTTCTTTGAAGGGATGGCGAAACAAAGGGCGCGTGTGGCCCTTGCGGTGAATGCCGCCATGGATGTGAGGCTGCAGTTTGATCGTGCCTGGAGTGAGACGGATCCTGCCTCCTGGCACTCAGTCTTTACGGTATCGCCTCCCTGGGTGACGAAGCGTGAGCTGCTCTGGGAGCCTGATGCGGCTTCTGCCAAGCAGCCTCCCGCTGCCCCGACAGTGACATTGATTCCCCAACCGCCGAAGCTCAGTGCGGATACGGTGCTCCTCGTGCGCTCGGCGGATGAGATGCTTGCCTTCTCCCAGCAGGTGGGCATTTCGGTGGACCAGGGAGCCGTGAGCGGGCTGAAGGTACGCCTGCCAGCCTCCGCACCGGAGGCTCGCGTGAGCGGGCCGGATGTGCGCGATGTGCAGGTAACCACGCAAGGTGAGACAAGGGAATACAACGTCACCTTCCAGGGAGAGATCCTCGGCGCTGCTTCTGTCACGCTGGATTGGGAGCAGCCGCCCGCTGCCGAAGCGGCGCTGCCTCTCGCGGTGGTGGACGGCGCGTCGCGTTCGCGGCGGTTCTTCATCCTGGAGAACAGTTCCTCCCGCGAGGTGAAGACGACTCTCAAGCAGGTGGAGAAGTCGGTGGCCTCCGCGGTACCGTGGCTGCCCGAGGGGCTGGCTTCGCCCGAGCTGTACCAGGCGCGCAGCGCAGACGCCGAGATGAAGCTCACCTTCTCCAACACGCAGGCCACTGCGGCGAACGCCGCCATCGTCACGCTCGCGGAAATCACCACCGCCCTGCGTCCCAATGGAGAGCGCTGGGAAACGGTGGTGTATTCCCTGGCGAATCGATCCCTGCAATTCCTGCCGGTGCGTCTCCCGAAGGATGCGGAACTGGTGACGGTGATGGTCGGTGAGGAAATGGTGCGCGCCGACCGGGGCACACCAGCCACCACAGCCGGTGAAAAAGCCGAGCTCTGCCACCTTGTGCCGCTCCTCCAGATGCGTGCGGGTGAACTCTCACAGCAGGTGAGGCTC
Protein-coding regions in this window:
- a CDS encoding tetratricopeptide repeat protein; the encoded protein is MRTFVEMMQKMRVAAMTISAWCVAGIGHAQQQTPPPPPDGAAHTVIIPFDATKPIREQSANRFYLDYDVFQELWAKAKERRQPDQAEKDTDTGVAVNLAMHDVAVEDAAFTVKSRFQIGSRGEWQRVELPLSAAGNAVVGWTLDGRPAPLKDGGILLEEPGAHQLEAMVSVGLSRGWQDAALKIPPAVASVLRVSVPLTDGLPDITPRKQTSLVSEEVREGRRVFTLVLNTSQGDELTLKRQAMRRSVEQAVAAACDVRTDVTARQKSDQVQARFNFTFSGAERSAFVVTMDEDVRPVSWNVTGMREAILRREGGQMVAEIRLLKPVRDAFAFSMSALRARDTVDGERKTPHVGAQAARVERVVQILASPALKVTVASTGAQRVPAVFPVEGADSILSSWKLRGDDTLSYTVAVAEDIVSATVEALAQVGVSKLEIMIAATLHAGRLPLSEAYLRLPPGYEVQSVQGSGLRDWQRDAGGVFVQFDGGVVKEARFVLNAATTRAPGETAASLPVVFFEGMAKQRARVALAVNAAMDVRLQFDRAWSETDPASWHSVFTVSPPWVTKRELLWEPDAASAKQPPAAPTVTLIPQPPKLSADTVLLVRSADEMLAFSQQVGISVDQGAVSGLKVRLPASAPEARVSGPDVRDVQVTTQGETREYNVTFQGEILGAASVTLDWEQPPAAEAALPLAVVDGASRSRRFFILENSSSREVKTTLKQVEKSVASAVPWLPEGLASPELYQARSADAEMKLTFSNTQATAANAAIVTLAEITTALRPNGERWETVVYSLANRSLQFLPVRLPKDAELVTVMVGEEMVRADRGTPATTAGEKAELCHLVPLLQMRAGELSQQVRLTYFVPAKDGASIKDAAAMDDPELVGLSVERTLWNVWVPQGYELNEFDGNMEEVVEEVIEDEKVQQKLSDVLRLNRIVSTSSSSEYDVKEALGNATKALEEVNRYQESKKSKFSRSSGDSKPAVTKRATLKEGDEEVRFKSNAQLEQQLKQQEVLLKDNRVRVGKLSKSGSGTWQVQMEQGAFTGTGSVNSNTWNYNKDAAAPKAKEGKVMLQGANTVLNDNVAVSNDFLTRGDAPVALPSAPAAKAATPQMEQPQMPSLQGNVTLNNARGAANFLQADGGYRVGQEMVVPAQSASGGSFNSSSGLGASVPPNMSLAPAAPAAPADSFAPVPPASSVPAGADPFAPAPSNSPLGAAQPGAARRYQDLNEPAVTPSRVEQVQGIEKNLQLGYSYLNLGNMDQASAAFQEVLRVDPNNRAARRGQEDTERARAEYFRTTRDHTRARMLNEVNRGWEDPVPVQLTTTPQLKPQGRVSLPVDVPLNGTVYHFRKLKDHAALELEIDKPLEPQRKVALWILAGGAVVIAGVEWAGRKRRSRIQQAA